The Longimicrobiales bacterium nucleotide sequence GAACTTCGCATCTTCCCTAAATAGGACGATCCGGAGCTACTGAAGGTCGGCAACCCATACTTGAGGCGTCAGCGTACCGGCGCGACATCTCTGATGCCTTCCAGAGAGTCTCTCGCGATCGACGGTTCGAACACAGACTACGACATTGTCAACAAGATCTACCAGAACGCTGGGAATTCCACCCAAACCGGCGTCCAGTTGGTCCTCGAGCACCGGCTGGCACCCTCATGGCGGATGCCTGGGAGCATCAACTGGTTGGTGGTCGACATCGAAGGCCTCAAAACCACGCTGCTCTTCCCGACGCCCCGCCCGTTCTCCATCGCCGCGTCGCGAGACGACACCTGGGACGTCACCGCCAACAATCAGATCGCGCTTCCCCAGGGCGGCGACCTGCGCCTGGGCTTCATCTACTACGCAGCCCGGGAGGTACCCCAGGGCCGGGAACGCGCCCGATCCTCGTTCGACATCGCTGCGACCTGGCCCCCATATGGATGAGCGAGCCGAGGTCTCGTTCACGCTCACCGATGTCTTCAACGACTTCGCCGTGCGCACAGACATAGATGGGCAGGGCTTCTCGGCGCTCTACGAGAACTTCCTCGAAACGCAGGTAGCCAGGGTCCGGTTTCGGGTGCGCTTTTAGGGTAGTTTTCTCCCATGCAGACCTACGACGAAAACCGACAAGCAAGCGCCGATCCCGCCTGGATTTTCGCGTTCAGCGCGTGGCTCATTGCCAGCACCTCCGCACTGGGCTCTCTCTTCTTCGGCGAAGTCATGAAGCTGCCTCCCTGCTCCCTGTGTTGGTATCAGCGCATCTTCATGTTTCCGCTGATGCTGATCCTGCCTTTTGCGCTCTTCCCCTTCGACAGGAACGTGATTCGGTCCGTCATGCCGCTCGTCGGCTTCGGCGGGTTCTTGGCGGCCCTCCACGTTCTGATCGTCGCGGGGATCGTTCCGGAGCGCGTGGCACCGTGCAGGCAGGGCGTGCCTTGCTCGGAGACGGTGATCGAGTGGTTCGGGTTCGTGACGATTCCCATGCTGTCGTTCGTGGCCTTCGTGGCTATCTCAGTCCTGCTGATTCTTGCTCTACAACGGAGTGCAAAGTGAAGAAGGAATCCCTGTTCGGCGGCGCGGCAGTCGCGTTGGTGGTGGTCTTCGCCGGGGCAGCTCTGATGTTCAACGCCTCGAAGTCCGGAGGGACAGCCTCCGCAGCGAACATGGCCACGCTCGATCGTGTCCACGCGGCAACGACGGGCCCGGCGGATGCCCCGGTGGTGATCGCCGAGTTCATCGATCCCGCCTGTGAGACCTGCGCGCTCTTCTATCCGGCGGTGAAAGACCTGATGACCGCGAACCCCGACCAGATCAGGCTCGTGATCCGATGGGCTCCGTTCCACAACGGATCGCGCAACATCGTGGCCCTGCTGGAGGCCACCCGTAAACAGGGCAAGCTCTGGCCCGCACTGGAACGGCTGCTGTCGTCACAGAGCGCCTGGGCAATCAATCACTCCGCAGACGTGGACCTGGCCTGGGCGCAGCTCGCGGGGCTTGACCTGGACGGTGAGCAGATCTTGGTGGATATGGCTAGCGCCGAGGTCGCACAGATCGTGGAGCAGGACCTCGCGGACGCCGCCACCCTGAACGTGACGATGACCCCTGAGTACTTCGTCAACGGCAAGCCG carries:
- a CDS encoding outer membrane beta-barrel protein, translated to MPSRESLAIDGSNTDYDIVNKIYQNAGNSTQTGVQLVLEHRLAPSWRMPGSINWLVVDIEGLKTTLLFPTPRPFSIAASRDDTWDVTANNQIALPQGGDLRLGFIYYAAREVPQGRERARSSFDIAATWPPYG
- a CDS encoding disulfide bond formation protein B, which gives rise to MQTYDENRQASADPAWIFAFSAWLIASTSALGSLFFGEVMKLPPCSLCWYQRIFMFPLMLILPFALFPFDRNVIRSVMPLVGFGGFLAALHVLIVAGIVPERVAPCRQGVPCSETVIEWFGFVTIPMLSFVAFVAISVLLILALQRSAK
- a CDS encoding thioredoxin domain-containing protein codes for the protein MKKESLFGGAAVALVVVFAGAALMFNASKSGGTASAANMATLDRVHAATTGPADAPVVIAEFIDPACETCALFYPAVKDLMTANPDQIRLVIRWAPFHNGSRNIVALLEATRKQGKLWPALERLLSSQSAWAINHSADVDLAWAQLAGLDLDGEQILVDMASAEVAQIVEQDLADAATLNVTMTPEYFVNGKPMPSFGWEQLQGLVEEALAEAGR